Proteins encoded in a region of the Methylosinus trichosporium OB3b genome:
- a CDS encoding GumC family protein has product MDAGDSRDVEPMGQGEIDLAQIAAALSRRRRVVIGATLIACVGALAYVNLVKPRYTAEARVLLENQESYLTRADKGERSDAAAAPDAEAVQSQIQLLTSRDLARRALKALELEGNVEFDPLAGGPGLLTRIGVALGVSRDPTRLSPEERMLDAYFDRLTILSPTKTRVLQIEFSSRDPDLAARAANAIAAHYIEIQREAKRENARAAARALSPLVSDLRVRVAEAEAKVEAFRIKSGLLAGSNNMSIATQQLGDLTNQLSLSRTAHADAEAKGKLVREMLRQNRVGDIPDVANNEMIRRIGEQRVALRAQLALESRTLLPAHPRIKELHAQLNDLEGDLRRAAERTARTLENEAQIAASRVDNLTRAMEQQKKLAGEAGAEEVQLRELERAARVLKEQLEADSAKYQEALAREGAKSSPADARIIQAAVAPPNPSFPKKLPIHRLCDDRRSGAVGGRRHRHGAVVRASAPIREPRASRRCADAHRARVDERSGARRGARAGS; this is encoded by the coding sequence ACGCTCATCGCTTGCGTCGGCGCGCTGGCCTATGTGAATCTCGTCAAGCCGCGCTACACCGCCGAGGCGCGCGTCCTGCTCGAGAATCAGGAGAGCTATCTCACCCGCGCCGACAAGGGCGAGCGTTCCGACGCCGCTGCGGCGCCGGACGCCGAGGCTGTGCAGAGCCAGATCCAGCTCCTCACCTCGCGCGATCTGGCTCGCAGAGCGTTGAAGGCGCTCGAGCTCGAGGGCAATGTCGAATTCGATCCGCTGGCCGGCGGGCCGGGGCTGCTGACGCGCATCGGAGTCGCGCTCGGCGTCTCGCGCGACCCGACGCGGCTTTCGCCCGAAGAGCGGATGCTCGACGCCTATTTCGATCGGCTGACCATTCTCTCGCCGACCAAGACGCGCGTGCTGCAGATCGAATTCTCCTCGCGCGATCCCGACCTCGCAGCGCGCGCGGCCAACGCCATCGCCGCGCATTACATCGAGATTCAGCGCGAGGCCAAGCGCGAGAACGCCCGCGCGGCGGCGCGGGCGCTGAGCCCGCTGGTTTCCGATCTGCGCGTGCGCGTCGCCGAGGCGGAGGCCAAGGTCGAGGCCTTCCGCATCAAATCCGGCCTGCTCGCCGGCAGCAATAATATGTCGATCGCCACGCAGCAGCTCGGCGATCTCACCAATCAGCTGTCGCTGTCCCGCACCGCCCACGCCGACGCCGAGGCGAAGGGCAAGCTCGTTCGGGAGATGCTGCGGCAGAACCGTGTCGGCGATATTCCCGACGTCGCCAACAATGAGATGATAAGGCGCATCGGCGAGCAGCGCGTGGCGCTGCGCGCGCAGCTCGCGCTCGAGTCGCGCACCTTGTTGCCGGCCCATCCGCGCATAAAGGAGCTGCATGCGCAGCTCAACGACCTCGAGGGCGATCTGCGCCGCGCCGCCGAGCGCACTGCGCGCACATTGGAGAACGAGGCGCAAATCGCCGCATCGCGGGTCGACAATCTGACGCGGGCGATGGAGCAGCAGAAGAAGCTCGCGGGCGAGGCCGGCGCGGAGGAGGTGCAGCTGCGCGAGCTCGAGCGCGCCGCCCGCGTGCTGAAGGAGCAGCTCGAGGCGGATTCGGCGAAATATCAGGAAGCGCTGGCGCGCGAGGGCGCGAAATCATCGCCCGCAGACGCACGCATCATTCAAGCCGCCGTGGCGCCGCCCAATCCGTCCTTCCCGAAGAAGCTGCCGATCCACCGCCTTTGCGACGATCGCCGCTCTGGTGCTGTCGGCGGGCGGCGTCATCGCCATGGAGCTGTTGTCCGGGCGTCCGCGCCGATCCGCGAACCGCGCGCTTCCCGCCGCTGCGCAGATGCGCATCGAGCCCGCGTTGATGAGCGTTCCGGCGCCCGACGAGGAGCGCGAGCAGGATCGTGA